In Mangifera indica cultivar Alphonso chromosome 14, CATAS_Mindica_2.1, whole genome shotgun sequence, the DNA window AATACAATCGATTTGAGTTGTCAACATGATCTTCAACCACGATGGAAGAAATTGGAGAAAGGGTGGGGGAGGCCAACAAAGATACGAAGAAGATAAtaataagagagagagagaggtagaTTGAGCGATTGGGAGCATAGGTGGGTTTTTGGAGGAAAGGGTGGGGGAGGCCAACAAAGATACGAAGAAGATAAtaataagagagagagagaggtagaTTGAGCGATTGGGAGCATAGGTGGGTTTTTGGAGAAAAGGGATGGTGGGAGGTCAATCGAGAACCAAGAAAGAAGGGGGTTAAGGgtggaagaaaagagaaacaacAGGGTTTTTCTGTAAATTAGAtatctaaaactttttttttttattaatttgagaagatgctattattttgaaaagtgaaatgAATAGGGATAATatggaaatttaatttttaacaatattccataatttttttgttaacaaaatttaaatttggatagtaaaatattatttatgatatccAGGCTTGTAAAGTTTTTTTATGGAAACAATATCTATTTAATTACCAAATTATAGTTGACtatattcttttaattgttCATACCATCTCaggaaattattaataattatgacaTATATGGAGATGGAATTGAATTACCAATTTCTTTCCATACGTAAAAGTGATGCAGTGTATAAATGGATACTCTGTGATAAAACAAATCAACTTGATTTCTTATACATAACATTTGCCCTTTCAATTTTTCCTTAAGTTCACCATCACAATGTTTAGGTACTCGATACTTTTCCTCGCTGCAGTTTTGTTCCTCGCCAACGCTCATGCACTCACGCCTGTAGCTGCAACTCACGCTGATTTGAACAACTTCAAAGCCAGGATGTTGAGGTTGGTTCCAACCGGACCCAACCCAGGTTCTCCTCATGCCGCACTAAACCAGGACCCAACCCGGGGCCTTCCTCTTGCTGCCGCTGATTTGAACAAGTTCAAAGGCGGGATGTTGAGGTTGGTTCCAAGCGGACCCAACCCAGGCTCTCCTCATGCCGCACTAAACCAGGAACCAACCCAGGGCCTTCCTCTTGCTGCCGCTGATTTGAACAAGTTCAAAGGCGGGATGTTGAGGTTGGTTCCAAGCGGACCCAACCCAGGTTCTCCTCATGCCGCACTAAACCAGGACCCAACCGGGGCCTTCCTCTTGCTGCCGCTGATTTGAACAAGTTCAAAGGCGGTATGTTGAGGTTGGTTCCAAGCGGACCCAACCCAGGCTCTCCTCATGCCGCACTAAACCAGGAACCAACCCAGCGCCTTCCTCTTGCTGCCGCTGATTTGAACAAGTTCAAAGGCGGGATGTTGAGGTTGGTTCCAAGCGGACCAAACCCAGGTTCTCCTCATGCCGCTCAAAGCAAGGACGATGCTCATCAGCAAATAACTGAACCTTGATATTTGCCACAATCAATAGACCCAACCCAAGTTCTCTTCCcctttatgttttattaatccTATAAATGGAAACTATGTTAAATGGTTTTGATGGGAGTAGGACTTTGGATTATGTTTATGATTTGTGTGCGTTTAATTATTTCCAGTCTGATAATGATTGGTTTTATGTGTTTTAGACGTTTATTTTTCTGTAAATATTGATACTTCGATACCCGCTGTGTtgctattcaatttttttttttcataaaccTAGACTTCTAATAACTGAACATAGTTCTGATGTTAGTGCACCTAAGGTTGGACTTAAAATTACTTTTCCATCCTCTAATGGCATATATAAtactttttcatttaaaataaaaaaatcaacattacaagggcaaaatagtaataatgaaaaattttgaaaaaattaaaaataactttttaaaaatcttacctaaaagtttaaaataggACAATTTGATCTcctttaaatgattaaaatcttgtaattttatctttgtaattcATTAAAATTCAAACCCTTGGCGTCATCAACTCTCCACTACCATGATATATTTGAGCACAATTTGAGATCATATTAACAACtcaatttgatcaatttattgatgaaattatttcatcaatgaCACgatcaatttgaataattaatatgatCTTCAATCACGACTGAAGAAATTGGAGACTAACAAAgatacaaagaaaataatagtaCAAGGGAGGATAGACTAAGGGGAACGGAGTGTGGGTGGGTTTCCGAAGAAAAAGGGTGGTGCAAGGTCGACCAAGGAACTAAGAAAGAATGAGTGACGGTAAAGGAAaagagaaacaagaagaaagtttttagttaaattggatatctgatttattattattattattattattaatttgagatgatattgttattttgaaaagtgaaatgaaaacaataatacaGTAATTTCATTTCTAGcaccataatttttttgttaataaaactttaatttaggagaatatttattatttatgttattgaggcatgtaaaagtatttttaGGGATTCAACATCCGTTTAATTACCAAATTATTAGGAAATTAAGGTATAATTGACTATATTCTTTTAATTGCTCATAACATATCAGGAAattgttaataattaatattttctttccaTGCATAAAAGTGATGCCCTGTATACAGCGATACTCTTGTGATAAAGCAAATCTACTCGATTTCTTATATAAACATTTGCCCtgtcaattttttcattaacttCACCAACACAATGTTTAGGTACTTGATGCTTTTCCTCGCTGCAGTTTTGGTCTTCGCCAACGCTCATGCAGTCACGCCTGTAGCTGCAACTCACGCTGATTTGAACAACTTCAAAGCCAGGATGTTGAGGTTGGTTCCAACCGGACCCAACCCAGAGTCTCCTCATGCTGCTGCTGATTTGAACAAGTTCAAAGCCAGGATGCTGAGGTTGGTTCCAACCGGACCCAACCCAGAGTCTCCTCATGCTGCTGCCGATTTGAACAAGTTCAAAGCCAGGATGTTGAGGTTGGTTCCAACCGGACCCAACCCAGAGTCTCCTCATGCCGCACTAAACCAGGACCTTCCTCTTGCTGCCGCTGGTTTGAACAAGTTCAAAGCCAGGATGCTAAGATTGGTTCCAACCGGACCCAACCCAGAATCTCCTCATGCTGCACTAAGCAAGGACGATGCTCATCAGCAAAAAAACTGAACCTTGATATTAGCCACAATCAATGGACCCAACCCAAGTTCTCATCCCCTTTACGTTTTATTAATCCTATAAATGGAAACTATGTTAAATGGTTTTGATGCGAGTAGGACTCTGGATTATGTTTATGATTTGTGTGCGTTTTAGTTACGAATAAGAAGTAATTATTTACAAGTCTGAAAATGATTGGTTTTATTCTATTTCTGCGTTTTAGACGtttatttttctgtaaaaacataaaatattatatgcacCATATTGCTTGCATACGT includes these proteins:
- the LOC123197037 gene encoding uncharacterized protein LOC123197037: MFRYSILFLAAVLFLANAHALTPVAATHADLNNFKARMLRLVPTGPNPGSPHAALNQDPTRGLPLAAADLNKFKGGMLRLVPSGPNPGSPHAALNQEPTQGLPLAAADLNKFKGGMLRLVPSGPNPGSPHAAQSKDDAHQQITEP